The DNA window GGATAAAATCGGAAGACGACCGCTTTTGTTAAGTTTTGGAATTCTGGGAACTTTATTCACAGTACCACTTCTCACAGCATTAAGTACTACTACTTCTATGTGGGGTGCATTTCTACTCATTATGGCAGCACTCCTTATTGTAAGCGGCTACACCTCTATCAACGCAGTTGTAAAGGCCGAGCTTTTCCCTTCAGAGATCAGAGCACTTGGAGTAGGATTACCTTATGCGATTACCGTTGCTATTTTTGGAGGAACAGCAGAATATATTGCCCTATGGTTTAAGAAAATCGGGTCGGAAGAATATTTTTACTGGTATATTACAGGCTGTATTTTATTCTCACTCATTGTGTATGCAGGAATGAAAGACACAAAAAAGAGTTCAGCACTGGATCAGGATATAAAAGCTTAGTAAAGACCGGCGCCGCAGAAAATCTGCGGCGCCGGTGTATTTTAATGATAAGCTTGTTTAAATTTTTCAATCATACTGTCCAGGTTATGTCGCTGAACATACACACTCTTCACGTCATCATACCTCGGCGATTTGTAAAAAACTTCATGGAAATCCATGCTTCCGTTTCCTACTTTTACTACCTTTTGTACTTCGATATTCAACTTTTTTAATTCGTCTGTAAAGACTTTAAATTCATCTTGGATACTACTGCTCATTTATATTTTTTGATTTAAGTTAAAAATTCCAATTTTGATCACGTACCCCCTTCAGTTTTAGGGTCATGCATCAAATTCCGAATAAAGTTAGTAAATTTATAGATACAAAGTAGCAGTTTTACAATATTTTGTTATTTTTTTTACAAATAGTCAATCTTTTTTATTCTATGGATACATAATCCGTATTTTTAACTTATAAAAAAAATGTAACAACCCCATTGAAATCATGAATATCAAAGCATTTTCCTCATTATTATTTTTAATTATTTTCACGGTCTTACACGCTCAGAAACTGGCGTTCAGTGCACCGGATTATTCCTTAATTCAAAAAAATATTGCAGATAAAAATTCAGAATTCTACTATCCGAAACTTTTAAACAGATTAAAAGAAAACGATACCCTTCTTACAAAAAGTCAATATCGCCATCTTTATTTCGGATATACATTTCAAAAAGACTATAAACCCTACAAAACAAGCAAGAGAGCAAAAGAAATGACTTCCTATTATCGTGGCGAAGGAAGTTCTGAAAATGATTTACCGAAGGGAATTCAGCTTTTCAGGGAGGCATTGGAAGAAAACCCATTCGACCTCCGCGCTATGAATCACCTCTCTTATATGTATCATCTGACGAATGATGATCGTATGGCAAAAAAGGTTGCTGCCAATTTCCACGGACTGCTCCGTGCTATTCTTACTTCCGGTGATGGTCTGAAATGCGAAACAGGCTTTCATGTCATTTCTGTTACTGATGAATATGTACTGTTAAATAGATTTCAGATGGAAACTTTATCACAAAGCTCCAGCAATACCTGTGACTACCATGAATTTGAAAAAGGGAAATATAAAATTCCTGGATTGTATTTTAATACCAGTAAGTTTTACGGAAGAATATTAGATTAATTTATGATCATTGGGGAAATATTCATTTTAACATTAATAAAATTTTTATGATTTTGCTTTAACAGCAGGGACTTCAGAGAAGGAAAAATATTTTTTTCAAAAAAATACAAAATTGATTGTAACATTTTGAACAGGTTCGTCTCTAAAAGACAAATAAACCTTAAAACTTTAGAAATCATGAAAAAATTCACATTCCTTCTTATCATCATGTTATTTTTTTTAGCAGTATGTAATATTTTCGGTCAGGAAAAAACTTACCCTTTTGAAGTAAAGAAAACCGGAAAAGGGAAATCTTCTTTAATTCTGATTCCCGGCTTTGCTTCTTCAGGCGATGTATGGAACGAAACAACAGCTAAATTTGATAAAGATTTCACTTGTTATACTTTAACCATGGCAGGATTTGCAGGTACAAAACCCGAAGCAGATGCTAGTTTCAAAGAATGGGAAAAGGGAATTGCTGCATTTATAAAAGACAATAAGATCCAAAAACCGGTCATTATCGGACATAGCATGGGAGGCGGCCTTGCATTGGCTATTGCAGCAGACTATCCTGAACTGGTTGGTAAAATCGTTATTGTAGACACTCTGCCTTGCCTGGAAGCTTTTGGTAATCCCAATTTTACCTCTAAAGAAAATAATGACTGTTCGGCAACTATTAACAAAATGACAGCCATGACAGATGATCAGTTTCATCAAATGCAGACGCAGGCTATTCCTAGGCTTCTTGCTGAAATGTCAATGCAGGAAACAGTGATCAGCTGGAGTATGAAGTCTGATCGAAAAACATTTGGCAAAATGTACTGTGATTTTTCCAATACAGATCTCAGAGATAAGATAAAAGCGATACAATGTCCTTCTCTGATCCTGCTGGAATCCTATTTTGTAAATTTCAAACCTATGATTGAAGGTCAGTATAAAAATCTGAAGAATGCTAATTTTCAATATGCTTCCAAAGGATTACACTTCATTATGTATGATGATAAAGAATGGTATCTGAGCCAGCTGAATAATTTCTTATCTGCGAAATAATGGTATTTGAGGATATATATGAACTCTACTGGCAGAAAATATTCCGTTTGTGCATGGGATATGTCAACGATACCGAACTCGCTCAGGACCTTGCTCAGGAAACATTTATCATCGTGTGGCAGCAGCTTCCCAAATTCAGAAATGAATCCAATATAGGAACCTGGATCTTCAGAATCGCTTCTAATAATTGCCTTCGGCAGATTGAAAAGGAAAAAAAGTTTGCAAAGACCGACCTGCCCATCAATCTGGAAGAAAAAAAACAGGAATCTATTGAACCTCAGATACAGCTTTTATATCAGTTTATTTCAGAGCTGCCGGAAACCGACAGGATTATTATTTCTCTGGAGCTGGAAGAGGTAAAACAGGCAGAAATTGCTCAGATTACAGGACTTTCAGAATCCAATATCAGAGTGAAAATCCACAGGATCAAAGAAAAATTAACCCAAAAGTTTAAAGAAAATGGATACTAATATCGACTTCAACAATATATGGAAACAGCAAACTTCCAATAAGCCCAATCTGCAAGAACTTCTTGGAAAACTGAAAAAGTTTAAAAACGAAAATCTGCGTAAATTAATCATCACCAACCTTTTGTTGATCGCCACTTGTGCAGGAATTGCTTTCATCTGGTATCATTATCAACCTCAGCTGCTAAGTACAAAGATCGGAATTGTACTGGTTATTCTTGCCATGGTTATTTTCTTATTGGCTTACAACAAGATGTTCATGGCATTTTATACCATCGACGACACGCAATCCAACAGTGAATATCTTCAAAATCTTTATACCGTAAAACAGAAGCAAAGATTTATGCAGACCACCATGCTGAACCTCTATTTTATGATGCTGTTCCTTGGAATCTGTCTGTATATGTATGAATACACTTCACAGATGACGATTGCTGGCGGTATGGCAGCTTATGGCATCACTCTGGCCTGGATTGCTCTCAACTGGTTTTACATCAGACCAAAGACGATAAAAAAGCAACAGGCAAAACTTGATGGATTAATTAATAAATTTGAAGAACTTAACGATCAATTAAAAAACTTATGATTTCTTCTGATAATAAAGACCATTGGGAAAATGTGTACGAAACCAAAAATCCAGATCAGGTAAGCTGGACTCAGGAAAAGCCACAGACATCACTTGACTTCATCAATTCTTCAGGCTTGGGTAAACAGGCCAGGATCATTGATATCGGCGGCGGAGACAGCAATCTTGTTGACTTTCTTCTCAAAGAAGGCTATGAAAATATCACTGTACTTGATATTTCTACCAAAGCTCTGGAAAAAGCACAACAAAGACTGGGGAAATTATCAGAAAAGGTACAATGGATCGCAACAGATATTACCGAATTCAAACCTACGAAAACATTTGATATCTGGCATGACAGAGCTGCTTTTCATTTTCTGACAACGCCCGAGCAGGTAACGAAATATATTGATATTACTAAAAACAGTGTAACCGGTTTTATGATTCTGGGAACTTTTTCTAAAAATGGTCCCACCAAATGTAGTGGACTGGAAATTCAGCAATACGATGAAGAATCATTATCTGAAAAATTTAAAACTTCTTTTGAGAAAATAAAATGTATCACAGAAGATCATAGAACGCCCTTTGATACCATCCAGAATTTTGTTTTCTGTAGTTTTAAAAAGCTTTAATCAAATACAGTATTTTTTATTTATTTTTATTTTTTAAAACCATTAAATAAAAAATACATGAAAAAATTATTACTTCTCCTCGTTTCAGGGGGCTTTTTTGCTAATGTCTATTCACAAAACCTCGGATTTCAGGAATGTGGAACTGATGAATTAATGAAAAAACATTATGAACGGTTCCCGGAACAGAAAGCACAGGACGATGCTTTCAACCTGGAATTATCCAAAATGATTAAAAGTGGCAAACTGGCTTCTAAACTGAACACCAATCAAGTCTACGAAATTCCTGTTGTTGTACACGTCGTAGGAGACGGAAGTGCCATCGGAACCACTAACAATAAATCTGATGCTGACATCATAGCCTGGGTTAATTATACCAACGGCGTTTTTTCCGGGAGTTCAACCAGCGGAATGTCGGGAACAAGTTCAGTACTGCCTGTTAAATTTGTTTTTGCCAAAGTAGATCCAAGTTGTAATTCAACCAATGGCATCAACAGAATTGATGCCTCTGCTCTTCCGAAATACGTCAGCGGAGGTGTCAACAATGACAATACCACCAATGCTGTAACGGCTTCAGAGATCACTGCGCTCGGACAATGGGATACCAGTAAGTATTATAATATTTATGTTGTTAAAAAACTGACTTCCAATTCAGGTGCTTTGAATGGCTTTGCGTACTACCCGGGAGGAAGCAATGACTATGCTTTTATGTCCACAAGTGCTTCTGCAGTTAATGCACAAACCTTAGCCCATGAGTTCGGACATGCTTTGGGATTAAGACATACTCATGAAGGCTATAATGAAACAAGCGGAGCATGCCCAGCAAACAACGACTGTACATTGGATGGAGACCTCGTTTGTGATACAGAACCTATGAAAAGCCTTTACCACTCAAGTGTTCCTCATACCTGTCAGACGGGACAGATCAACCCTTGCACCAATCAGTTATATGATGGTGGTGAGAGAAATGTGATGGCATATACGTACTGCTTCAGAAATTTATTTACCCAGGGACAAGCGGACAGGGCAACAGCTCAACTTTTACAATACAGACAATCTTTAATTAATTCTCCGGTTGCATCTTCAACAAATTTTAATAACAGTTCAAGCTTAACAAATGCCTGTACACCTGCACCACTTACAAATCCTGGAAATTTTAATATTGGGATTACCTCTGTAAAATTTGGAAGCATCAATAATTATTCAAGCAATTATAAGCAAGCTCTCAATAATTTTTATGAAAACTTTACCGGAAATTATTGTCTGGGAACTTCCAAAACAATGATCTCTCAGGGAGTTGCCACTACCATTACAGTAAGCCCCGGAACCAGTAACGCTCACATCATAAAAGCCTATATTGATTATAATAATGATGGACAGTTTGATGAATCAACAGAATTAATTCTAAACCAAAGCGGGATCAGTAATGGTTCAGTTGCCACGGCCTCTGTAACGCCACCAGCCAACGCAGTGATGAATACTCCTTTGAGAATGAGAGTTATCGGTGATTTCAACGGCACAGCTGTAACCGCTTGTTATACGCCTAGGTATGGGCAGGTAGAGGATTACTCTGTCATTATTGAACCTCAAAGTTCATTATCTCTGACAGATACCAGTCTGAAAAATGATCTTTATATTGTTAAAGATGATAATTCAGTGTACGTGAAAAGTAACAGGGCCATTTCTTCAGTTCAAATCTATGAGGCGTCAGGAAGATTGCTTACAAGGAAAACAAATATTAAATCTTCAGAATTCAGATTTCCGGTCGAGCAAAAGAATATGATCATCACGGTAAATGCTGTGCTGGAAGATGGAAAAATTCTTACCAAAAAATTAAAATTCTAAACTTCATTCATAAAAAAAGAGAGCACTTCAGCTCTCTTTTTTCTTATCTTAAATTTACCTCAGCAGTAATTTATTTCTGGTTAAGGATTATGATTTATTTTCATCCTGCATTTCTTCCTCCAACTCTACTTCATGACGCAACTGAGCTTTGTATAATGTAGCATAATATCCGTTTTTATCCAACAGCTCCAGGTGTTTGCCTTCCTCTACAATCTTTCCGTGTTCCATCACAATGATTTTATCTGCTTTTTCGATTGTTGAAAGCCTGTGGGCAATAATAATTGAAGTTCTGTTTTTTGTAATTTTTTCTGTTGCTCTCTGGATTAATTTTTCACTTTCATGATCAATAGAAGAAGTGGCTTCATCCAGGATTAAAATTTTCGGATCGGATAGATAAGCTCTTAAGAAAGACAACAATTGCCTCTGTCCTAAAGAGATTGATGAACCTCTCTCACTTACCACATAATCGTAACCGCCCGGAAGTTGTTCAATAAACTGGTCAACTTCAATTTCCTGAGCTCCTGCTTTTATTTTTTCCAGTGTAATACTGTCGTCTCCAAAGGCAAGATTTTCAAAAATACTTCCATGGAAAAGAAAAACATCCTGTAGTACCACTCCAATATGGCTTCTCAGGTTATATAATTCGTAATCTTTTAAGTTGATATCATCAATCAGAATATCTCCGGAATTAATATCATAAAGTCGTGTAATCAAACTGATAATTGTTGATTTACCAGCACCTGTTGCTCCTACAATCGCTACTGTTTCTCCCGGATTGACTTTGAAATCTATTCCTTTTAATACTTCCTGCTTTTCATCATAAGCAAAATGTACCTTTTTGAATTCTATTTTCCCATCAAAATGATCTTTTTTCACCGTTCCGATATTGGACATGGCATTTTCTTCATCCATCAATCCCAATACTCTTTCTGCTCCCACAATACCTCTCTGGATATTATTGAAACGATCGGCAATCTGTCTTAAAGGACGAATCAGCATTGAAATATATTGAATGAAAGCGATTACCACCCCGGCACTGATCGTGATATATCCTCCATAAAACAAGATAAATCCGATAAACAGCGAAGAAATAAGCTCAACAACCGGGAAAAATAATGAGAAGATGAAGACCGTTCTCAATAAAGCTCCTTTCAAGGTGATATTAATATCATCAAACTTTTTAAACTCCGCATCCTGTCTGTTGAATACCTGAATTATCGACATTCCAGCCAATCTTTCCTGCACAAAAGAGTTTTGGTTGGCCGTCCAGTTTCTCTCATCACCAAACGCTTTCTTCAACCTCTTCTGGAAAAACCGTGTGATAACAACCATTAAAGGAAGAATAGCCAGCGTAATATAACTCAGATGAACATTCGTACTGAACATCATGATCAGTACAAACAGGATTCTCAGAATATCGCCAAATACCATCAGGAAGCCATCCGTATACACCGTTGCAATGGTCTCCACATCACCTACTGCACGGGTCACCAATTGTCCGATCGGAGTTTTATCAAAAAATGAAGTCTTAAAATAGATCAGCTTCGCATATAATCTTTGTCTGATATCACGGATAACATTCTGCGATATAAAATTGGAGAAATAAACTAAAAAGAAGTTTAAAATAGTTTCCGCAAACACCAACCCCACCAAAATATAGATATGCTTCATCATTAAAGCTTTATCTTTCAATTTGGTGATATCAATATCCACCACCTGCATGGTAAGATAAGGTCTGTAGGTAGAAACTATTGAGAGTATAATGGAAATTATCAAAGTAAGGATGAACCAAGAACGAAATTTCATTCCAATAAAGAACAACCTTTTTATAATCTCCCAGGTATCTTGTTTTTTCATTGTTCGACTCGAAGAAAAGAATTAAAATTCTATGCAAAAATAAGACTTTATAACGGGACTGCCTGTACAACTTCTACAAATCGTCATAGAAAATTTCAGATACTTATTATTTACAATATGAATATATTAAGGTGAAATTTAACCGTGAACAGGCTTATTTAAACACAAAATCGGCAAAAGAATTTAATAGAATTTATCGGTAATAAAGAGAAACAGTAAAAGGTGAATTTTGTCCATGCCTTCCTTCCTGCACTCTTGTGCTTATTTAAAATTCATATCCTACATCCACCAGATACAATCCGTGAGCAGGAGCAGAAGTTCCTGCGGCATTGCGGTTTTTATCTTCAATCACTTTACGCAAGTCTTCAGGTTTCAGTTTTCCTGTACCAATTTCAACCATCGTTCCTACGATAGCCCGAACCATATTTCTTAGAAAACGATTGGCGGAAACCGTGAATTTCAGTTCTGTTCCGTTTTGTTCCCATTCTGCCTTGTACATTTTGCAGATATTGGTTTTGTTATCGGTTTTCAACTTGGCAAAACTTGTAAAATCTTCATATTCAAATAAAATTTTACAGGCTTCATTCATCTTGTCGATATCCATGGATCTCTTCCAGTGTTGCCATGCTGATTCCTGAGTAAATGGATTTTTGGATAAAGAAATATAATACTCGTACATTCTGTAGGTAGCATCAAAACGGGCATGAAAATCATCTTTCACCTTGAAAATTCTATGAATCGAAATATCAGGTGGAAGAAAACTGTTTAATCTTCGCGGAAGTTCTTCACTCAACTCCTGTTCCGTGTCAAAATGAGCAAATATTTTTTTTGCATGAACTCCGGTGTCCGTTCTTCCGGCTCCGGTCGTTTTAATCTCTTCTCTTAAAATTGTGGAAAGCGCTTTTTCCAGTTCCTCCTGCACAGAAATGGCATCCGGCTGTATTTGATAGCCGAAATAATTCTTTCCGTTGTAAGAAAATTCAATAAAGTATCTCAATGTATTGTAATAACTCCACAAAAATACTTTAATTTGATGAAATATTTGTTGAAAAGTCTTTGAGAATATTACACCAAATGCTTACGAAAATTACTATTTTTGCAATCGTATGAAAAGATGGTACCTTTATCCTTTTTCCCTCGGCTATCATATGGTAACTGGTATCCGGAACACAATGTATGATCTGGGAATTTTTAAATCGACAAAATTTAAAACACCGATAATTAATGTCGGGAATCTGTCTGTGGGCGGAAGCGGAAAATCACCGATGGTGATGTACCTGGCCCAGTATTTATCCAAACATTACAGAACCGGAGTGCTTTCTCGTGGTTACGGACGACTTACCAAAGGGTATGAAGTCACGAATTATGAGAGCAATTATAAAATTGTAGGTGATGAAGCCATGCAATTGTTTGAGCGCTTCAAAAACCGCTTTGTCATCGCTGTTTCGGAAGAACGTGTTCCCGGAGCAAAAAAAGTGATCGATGATATGGATCTGGAGGTGTTGGTACTGGATGATGCGATGCAGCATAGATCCATTAAAGCAGGTTTCAATATTTTGATGACCGACTTTAATGATCCCTTCTTTAAAGATTATCTTCTTCCCGCCGGAGATCTAAGAGAATCACGAGCAGGTTCTAAAAGAGCAGATATTATCATGGTCAGCAAATGCCCTGATGAACTGACAGAGGAAACCAAAAGATATTATATCTCAAGAATACGGCCTTCTTATAACCAAAAAGTTTTCTTTTCATCCATTGGTTATGACGAAAATGTATACGGAAGAGATAAAATGCTTCCGGATAACAACCTGAACTACTATGATATCTTACTGATCACAGGAATTGCCAATCCTAAACCATTATTGGAACATCTGGCTAAATTCTCAAAAAGGGTTACCCATTTGAAATTCAGAGACCATCATAATTTTACCGATGATGATATTAAAAAAATCCTTGCCGAATACAAAAAATTAGGAGAATATAAACTGATATTAACCACAGAGAAAGATTATGTTCGTCTGAAAACTTTTGACTATCTTAGAGATATCGTTTACTACTGGCCTATCAATGTACTTATTGATAAGAAAGAGGACTTCGATAAAATCATCTTAGATTATGTTAGAAAAAATTAAAGAGACCGCAAATTTTATTAAAAACATTATCCAGGACATTCCTGATTTCGCTGTCGTTTTAGGATCCGGACTGGGAAAACTGCAGAATGAAGTTGAACCGATCCATGTTTTAGAGTACAAAGACATTCCCAATTTTCCGCAAACCACAGTAGCCGGACATAGCGGAAAATTAATCTACGGAAAACTGGAAGGTAAAAAAGTACTGATGATGAGCGGTCGCTTTCATTATTATGAAGGTCATTCTATGGAAACCGTTACTTTTCCTGTCAGAGTTTTTCACCTTTTGGGAATTCAGAATCTAATTCTTTCTAATGCATGTGGTGGAGTGAATCCTGCTTATAATGTGGCAGATATTGTGATTTTAAAAGATCATATCAACATGATGCCCGAGCATCCTCTTAGAGGAAAAAATATCGACGAACTTGGTCCCCGTTTTGTGGACATGAGTGAACCTTACAACAAAAAAATGATTGCCGTAGCTGAACAGGCTGCTGCAGAAAATAATATTAAAATTCATCAGGGTGTTTACGTGGCCTTGCAGGGACCTACTTTTGAGACCCCGGCCGAATACGGTATGATAAAAGCCATCGGTGGTGATATGGTAGGAATGAGTACCGTTCCCGAAGTAATTGTAGCCAGACATATGGAAATGGATGTTTTCTGTGTTTCTGTAATTACAGATTTGGGCGGACCCGATATTGCTT is part of the Chryseobacterium lactis genome and encodes:
- a CDS encoding DUF4919 domain-containing protein; its protein translation is MNIKAFSSLLFLIIFTVLHAQKLAFSAPDYSLIQKNIADKNSEFYYPKLLNRLKENDTLLTKSQYRHLYFGYTFQKDYKPYKTSKRAKEMTSYYRGEGSSENDLPKGIQLFREALEENPFDLRAMNHLSYMYHLTNDDRMAKKVAANFHGLLRAILTSGDGLKCETGFHVISVTDEYVLLNRFQMETLSQSSSNTCDYHEFEKGKYKIPGLYFNTSKFYGRILD
- a CDS encoding alpha/beta fold hydrolase, whose amino-acid sequence is MKKFTFLLIIMLFFLAVCNIFGQEKTYPFEVKKTGKGKSSLILIPGFASSGDVWNETTAKFDKDFTCYTLTMAGFAGTKPEADASFKEWEKGIAAFIKDNKIQKPVIIGHSMGGGLALAIAADYPELVGKIVIVDTLPCLEAFGNPNFTSKENNDCSATINKMTAMTDDQFHQMQTQAIPRLLAEMSMQETVISWSMKSDRKTFGKMYCDFSNTDLRDKIKAIQCPSLILLESYFVNFKPMIEGQYKNLKNANFQYASKGLHFIMYDDKEWYLSQLNNFLSAK
- a CDS encoding RNA polymerase sigma factor, which encodes MVFEDIYELYWQKIFRLCMGYVNDTELAQDLAQETFIIVWQQLPKFRNESNIGTWIFRIASNNCLRQIEKEKKFAKTDLPINLEEKKQESIEPQIQLLYQFISELPETDRIIISLELEEVKQAEIAQITGLSESNIRVKIHRIKEKLTQKFKENGY
- a CDS encoding class I SAM-dependent methyltransferase, which translates into the protein MISSDNKDHWENVYETKNPDQVSWTQEKPQTSLDFINSSGLGKQARIIDIGGGDSNLVDFLLKEGYENITVLDISTKALEKAQQRLGKLSEKVQWIATDITEFKPTKTFDIWHDRAAFHFLTTPEQVTKYIDITKNSVTGFMILGTFSKNGPTKCSGLEIQQYDEESLSEKFKTSFEKIKCITEDHRTPFDTIQNFVFCSFKKL
- a CDS encoding M43 family zinc metalloprotease, with the translated sequence MKKLLLLLVSGGFFANVYSQNLGFQECGTDELMKKHYERFPEQKAQDDAFNLELSKMIKSGKLASKLNTNQVYEIPVVVHVVGDGSAIGTTNNKSDADIIAWVNYTNGVFSGSSTSGMSGTSSVLPVKFVFAKVDPSCNSTNGINRIDASALPKYVSGGVNNDNTTNAVTASEITALGQWDTSKYYNIYVVKKLTSNSGALNGFAYYPGGSNDYAFMSTSASAVNAQTLAHEFGHALGLRHTHEGYNETSGACPANNDCTLDGDLVCDTEPMKSLYHSSVPHTCQTGQINPCTNQLYDGGERNVMAYTYCFRNLFTQGQADRATAQLLQYRQSLINSPVASSTNFNNSSSLTNACTPAPLTNPGNFNIGITSVKFGSINNYSSNYKQALNNFYENFTGNYCLGTSKTMISQGVATTITVSPGTSNAHIIKAYIDYNNDGQFDESTELILNQSGISNGSVATASVTPPANAVMNTPLRMRVIGDFNGTAVTACYTPRYGQVEDYSVIIEPQSSLSLTDTSLKNDLYIVKDDNSVYVKSNRAISSVQIYEASGRLLTRKTNIKSSEFRFPVEQKNMIITVNAVLEDGKILTKKLKF
- a CDS encoding ABC transporter ATP-binding protein, giving the protein MKKQDTWEIIKRLFFIGMKFRSWFILTLIISIILSIVSTYRPYLTMQVVDIDITKLKDKALMMKHIYILVGLVFAETILNFFLVYFSNFISQNVIRDIRQRLYAKLIYFKTSFFDKTPIGQLVTRAVGDVETIATVYTDGFLMVFGDILRILFVLIMMFSTNVHLSYITLAILPLMVVITRFFQKRLKKAFGDERNWTANQNSFVQERLAGMSIIQVFNRQDAEFKKFDDINITLKGALLRTVFIFSLFFPVVELISSLFIGFILFYGGYITISAGVVIAFIQYISMLIRPLRQIADRFNNIQRGIVGAERVLGLMDEENAMSNIGTVKKDHFDGKIEFKKVHFAYDEKQEVLKGIDFKVNPGETVAIVGATGAGKSTIISLITRLYDINSGDILIDDINLKDYELYNLRSHIGVVLQDVFLFHGSIFENLAFGDDSITLEKIKAGAQEIEVDQFIEQLPGGYDYVVSERGSSISLGQRQLLSFLRAYLSDPKILILDEATSSIDHESEKLIQRATEKITKNRTSIIIAHRLSTIEKADKIIVMEHGKIVEEGKHLELLDKNGYYATLYKAQLRHEVELEEEMQDENKS
- the truA gene encoding tRNA pseudouridine(38-40) synthase TruA, with product MRYFIEFSYNGKNYFGYQIQPDAISVQEELEKALSTILREEIKTTGAGRTDTGVHAKKIFAHFDTEQELSEELPRRLNSFLPPDISIHRIFKVKDDFHARFDATYRMYEYYISLSKNPFTQESAWQHWKRSMDIDKMNEACKILFEYEDFTSFAKLKTDNKTNICKMYKAEWEQNGTELKFTVSANRFLRNMVRAIVGTMVEIGTGKLKPEDLRKVIEDKNRNAAGTSAPAHGLYLVDVGYEF
- the lpxK gene encoding tetraacyldisaccharide 4'-kinase yields the protein MKRWYLYPFSLGYHMVTGIRNTMYDLGIFKSTKFKTPIINVGNLSVGGSGKSPMVMYLAQYLSKHYRTGVLSRGYGRLTKGYEVTNYESNYKIVGDEAMQLFERFKNRFVIAVSEERVPGAKKVIDDMDLEVLVLDDAMQHRSIKAGFNILMTDFNDPFFKDYLLPAGDLRESRAGSKRADIIMVSKCPDELTEETKRYYISRIRPSYNQKVFFSSIGYDENVYGRDKMLPDNNLNYYDILLITGIANPKPLLEHLAKFSKRVTHLKFRDHHNFTDDDIKKILAEYKKLGEYKLILTTEKDYVRLKTFDYLRDIVYYWPINVLIDKKEDFDKIILDYVRKN
- a CDS encoding purine-nucleoside phosphorylase codes for the protein MLEKIKETANFIKNIIQDIPDFAVVLGSGLGKLQNEVEPIHVLEYKDIPNFPQTTVAGHSGKLIYGKLEGKKVLMMSGRFHYYEGHSMETVTFPVRVFHLLGIQNLILSNACGGVNPAYNVADIVILKDHINMMPEHPLRGKNIDELGPRFVDMSEPYNKKMIAVAEQAAAENNIKIHQGVYVALQGPTFETPAEYGMIKAIGGDMVGMSTVPEVIVARHMEMDVFCVSVITDLGGPDIAFAVSHEEVLNAANKAMPNVIAVVKGLIKNYQ